In the Thermus caldifontis genome, TGGGGGTGTAGTAGCGGCCCTCCTTCTCCTTGAGCTGGGTCAGGGCCTCCGGGCAGAGGATCTCTTCCCGCAGGAGGGGTTTCTCCCAGGCGGCGGCGTGCAGGTGGAGGGGGCAGAGCACGGGGTTTTGCGGATCCGCCACCGCCACCTCGGGAGGGGTCCTTAGGAGGAGTTCGGGCCGGTGGAGGAAGTACTCGTCCAAGGGGTCCTCCCGGGGGATGTAGACCACCAGGGCCCTCCGTCTCCCCCTTCCCGCCCTGCCCGCTCGCTGCCAGAAGGCGGAGATGGACCCGGGATACCCCACCAGGGCCACGGCGTCCAGCTCCCCGATGTCCACCCCCAGCTCCAAGGCGCTGGTGGAGACCAGGACCCGCACCTCCCCAGACTTCAAGCCCTCCTCCAGGCGGCGCCTTTCCTTGGCGGTGTAGCCCGCCCGGTAGGGGCGCACCTTAGGGTGGGCGGCGTAGCGGGCGATGAGCTCCGCGCTTTTCCGGGCGTTGGTGAAGATGATTCCCCTTAAACCCCCTTCCGCCAGGGCCCGGGCCAGGTAGGCGGCCTCCAGGAGGGGGCTTCGCCTCCTTTCCCCCTTGGCGTCCAGGGGCTTGGGAAGGAGCACCAAAAGCTCCCGTTCCGAGCGGGCCACCTCCTCCCGTAGCTCCACGAAGGAAAGGCCGGTCAAGCTTTGGGCGTGCTCCTTGGCGTTGCCGATGGTGGCGCTGGCGGCGATCACCTGGGGGTTGGCCCCGTAGTGGCGGGCCAGGCGCAAAAGGCGGAAGAGGACCAGGGCCACGTGGGTGCCGAAGACCCCTCGGTAGGCGTGAAGCTCGTCCAGCACCAGGTAGCGGAGCCGGGAAAGGAAGGGGGCCCACTCCCCGTGCCGGGGCAGGAGGCCGAAGTGGAGCATGTCGGGGTTGCTGAGGAGGACCAGGCCCTCTTGGCGAGCCTTCCGCCTAAGGTCGGCGCGGGTGTCCCCATCGTAGGGATAAACCCCTTGGACCCCCAAGGCCTCGGCCATGGCCTTGAGGCGCCGCAGTTGGTCGTGGGCCAGGGCCTTGGTGGGGAAGAGGAGGAGGCTGGTTTCCCCCTCCAAAGCCGCCTTGAGCACCGGGGCCTGGAAGACCAGGCTTTTGCCGGCGGCGGTGGAGTAGGCCATGACCACGTTTTTCCCTTCCTCCACCCTAAGGAGGGCTTCCTTCTGGTGGGCGAAGGGCTTTAGGCCCAAGGCCTCGAGGACCCCGGCGAAGGCTCCCCGGTAGGGGACGGTCTTGGGGGGACTGGGGGGAAGGGTACGGGCAAAGACGATCCGTCCTCGGAACTCCGGGTCGGCCTCCAGCCAGTCCCGGTAGCTTTCCCATCCCCTTAAGGCCTCGGGCAGCACCCTTCCATTATGGCTTTTTGCGGCTTGCGTCTAGAGTTCCCTGACCCAGACCTCGTGGATCACGGGGTGGCCGTGGTAGGGGGCCCAGAAGGGGCTGGCCCGCTTGGCCCAGAGGCGGAAGCCCAGGCTCCCGTAAAGCTTCCGGGCGGCGGCGTTGGCCCGGGTGGTGGAAAGCTGCACGCCCTTTACCCCTTTTCTCCTTAAACACTCCAGGAACTCGGCCAAGAGGGCCTTGCCTATGCCCCTGCCCTGGGCCTTGGGATCCACGGCGATGTGGAGGTGGGCGGGGTAAAGGCTCTTGGGGGCCTTAGGGCCTGGGAAGAGAAGGAGCCTCAGGAGGTAGCGGAGGTGGGGAAGAGGTGGTCCGTAACAGCCTAGGAGAAGCTTGAAGAGAAGGAGCGGCATGCGGGGAAGGAGGTAAAGGGTGAGGGCGAGGTCCGAACAGGCGCCCAGGATGTAGCCCAGGACCTCCCCTTCTTCCTCCGCCACCCGGGGGCAGCATCCCCGCCTCAGGTAAGGGGCTACGAAGAGCTCCCCCCAAAGCTCCTGGCTAGGGAAGACCAAAGCGCCTTCCCGCCCCAGGAGGAGGGTCCTGTGGGAAAGCCTGGTGATGGCGGGGAGGTCTTTTTCCTCGGCGGGGCGAAGGAGGACCACGGGACCACTTTAGCCCGTACAATGCCCCTTGTGCGCCGCCTGGCTCCCTGGCAGTGGCTACTTCTCCTTTTGGCCCTCTACCTGGTGTTGGCGGAGGCCTTAAGGCTTTGGCTGGGCCTCCTCTGGGCGGAGCGGGTGGGGCTCATCCTGGCGGCCCTGGGGGTTTGGGCCTTCATCAATGGACGGTTCCTCTTCGCCTACTACCACGCCCTTACCACCTCCTTCCGGGTGCGGAGGCTTCCTCCCCATCCGGAACCCCAGCCGGGGGAACACCTTCTCCTGCTGGCCCCCCATCCGGACGACGAGGTGCTGGCGGCGGCGGGTCTGATGCGCCGCACCCTCCTAAGGGGAGGGCGGGTGAGCGTGGTCTACCTCACCTCGGGGGATGCCTTTGACCTGGCCGCGGGAAGCCCTTTGCCCTCCAAGGAGGCCATGCGCCGCCTAGCCTTAAGGCGCATGGTGGAGGCCTGGCGGGGCCTCGAGGTCCTGGGCCTTCCCCGGGATAGCGCCTATTTCCTGGGGTTTCCCGACCAAGGGCTTTTCGCCCTCTTCACCACCCACTACTACCTGCCCTACGAAAGCCCCTACACGGGGCTTAAGGCGGTGGCCTACCCCGGGTGTTACCGCCTGGGGCTTCCCTATACGGGCAAGGCCCTGGAGGCCACCTTAGTGGAGCTTTTGGCCACCCTTAAGCCCAGCCGCATCCTCCTGCCAAGCCCTCTGGACGCCCACCGGGACCATCAGGCCACCGCCTACTTGGGCATGCAGGCGGCGGCCTCCTTGGGCATGGAGGGGAGGCTGGAGTATTACCTCATCCACGGGGGGTACCAGTACCCCCTGCCCAAAGGGCTTCATCCCCGGCTTCCCCTCTACCCGCCCCCTAGGGGAAGGGGCCTCCCTTGGCGCCGCTTTCCCCTGAGCGAGGAGGAGGTGAGGCTGAAGGAAAAGGCCATCCGTGCCCACCGAACCCAGATGCGGCTTCTGGGCCGGTTCCTCT is a window encoding:
- a CDS encoding DEAD/DEAH box helicase: MLPEALRGWESYRDWLEADPEFRGRIVFARTLPPSPPKTVPYRGAFAGVLEALGLKPFAHQKEALLRVEEGKNVVMAYSTAAGKSLVFQAPVLKAALEGETSLLLFPTKALAHDQLRRLKAMAEALGVQGVYPYDGDTRADLRRKARQEGLVLLSNPDMLHFGLLPRHGEWAPFLSRLRYLVLDELHAYRGVFGTHVALVLFRLLRLARHYGANPQVIAASATIGNAKEHAQSLTGLSFVELREEVARSERELLVLLPKPLDAKGERRRSPLLEAAYLARALAEGGLRGIIFTNARKSAELIARYAAHPKVRPYRAGYTAKERRRLEEGLKSGEVRVLVSTSALELGVDIGELDAVALVGYPGSISAFWQRAGRAGRGRRRALVVYIPREDPLDEYFLHRPELLLRTPPEVAVADPQNPVLCPLHLHAAAWEKPLLREEILCPEALTQLKEKEGRYYTPKRHPHRDLSLRGLGGTFTLKGPDGEVLGYLDERQAYWEAHPGAVYLHGGESYLVRNIDPQRREIWLLPALEDYYTEPRAETDLEVLSGEPLGHGVWVGQVVLRERVVAYAKKRFFTGSVLEEIPLELPEISFPTEALWFHPPLVVPPHRIPGGIHALEHTLIGLLPLFVLAERQDIGGLSYPFYPRPLPSGSGPTIFIYDGYPGGVGYARQAARRFPQWIQAALELLKACPCQEGCPRCVLSPKCGNGNQYLDKEAALFLAANLTLSLPQRTLH
- a CDS encoding GNAT family N-acetyltransferase, which encodes MVLLRPAEEKDLPAITRLSHRTLLLGREGALVFPSQELWGELFVAPYLRRGCCPRVAEEEGEVLGYILGACSDLALTLYLLPRMPLLLFKLLLGCYGPPLPHLRYLLRLLLFPGPKAPKSLYPAHLHIAVDPKAQGRGIGKALLAEFLECLRRKGVKGVQLSTTRANAAARKLYGSLGFRLWAKRASPFWAPYHGHPVIHEVWVREL
- a CDS encoding PIG-L deacetylase family protein, which translates into the protein MRRLAPWQWLLLLLALYLVLAEALRLWLGLLWAERVGLILAALGVWAFINGRFLFAYYHALTTSFRVRRLPPHPEPQPGEHLLLLAPHPDDEVLAAAGLMRRTLLRGGRVSVVYLTSGDAFDLAAGSPLPSKEAMRRLALRRMVEAWRGLEVLGLPRDSAYFLGFPDQGLFALFTTHYYLPYESPYTGLKAVAYPGCYRLGLPYTGKALEATLVELLATLKPSRILLPSPLDAHRDHQATAYLGMQAAASLGMEGRLEYYLIHGGYQYPLPKGLHPRLPLYPPPRGRGLPWRRFPLSEEEVRLKEKAIRAHRTQMRLLGRFLLAFVRQNELYSPLPIPAREALAPEEEGWAVLQGREVV